The following coding sequences are from one Sulfitobacter faviae window:
- a CDS encoding ArsR/SmtB family transcription factor — MDNKTTTIEQRAKLLRGFADTSRLTILDALAKSPFVVQELVAHTGLTQPNISNHLRCLLECGLVASDRDGRFVRYRISNSRIITLLSDVDALLDVVAEGVEACDNYRET; from the coding sequence ATGGACAACAAGACCACCACTATTGAACAGCGCGCGAAATTGCTTCGCGGCTTCGCAGATACCAGTCGTTTGACGATTTTGGACGCCTTGGCAAAAAGTCCGTTCGTCGTTCAGGAGCTCGTCGCGCACACGGGACTAACTCAGCCCAATATCTCCAATCATTTGCGATGCCTGCTGGAGTGCGGGCTTGTCGCCAGCGATCGAGATGGACGGTTTGTTCGCTACCGTATCAGCAATTCACGTATCATAACGCTATTGAGCGATGTAGATGCTCTTCTTGATGTCGTCGCAGAAGGGGTTGAGGCTTGTGACAACTATCGCGAGACGTGA